A region from the Halomonas piscis genome encodes:
- a CDS encoding monovalent cation:proton antiporter-2 (CPA2) family protein, whose amino-acid sequence METGLLYSALVFLVAAVAVVPLCKWLGLGEVLGYLLAGVAIGPAALGLVREPEQVLGFSQIGIVFLLFIIGLELKLSRLKLMRQSVFVFGGLQLLTASLAIALVAWLLGLSPTAALIVGFGLGLSSTPLVLQLLGEGGELQSRQGRYAFSILLFQDMATIPVLALIPFLGAGANLNGNSSEIVREIVLGIGAFALLILCGRYLLRPLFHQVAKMRSREMFLAAALMVVLGAALLMEQAGLSMALGAFVAGVLLADSEYRPAIEADIQPFKGLLLGLFFMAVGMTAQVGLLLEHPLRILLFVIGLSVLKFLMLVVATRLYRRPWTVALRLGVLMGHGGEFGFVLFSAALSASVLEASLVDTLILIVSLSIALAPLINALALRSGLLAHKRPTREFDRPRDHEPRVLIIGFSRFGQVVGRVLQNLQIPFTVLDSDPERVDFVRRYGHQVYFGDASRLDLLEAAGAGRAHLLVLAVSEVDMSLRVAGLIRRRFPRARLLARARDRYHAQQLMRLGVSVVIRELLLSSLEMTRRVLTELGVKDEIARHTIETFRQHDEHTLMRQMEASREEQQQPQSHAQANRELQELFEADAESLTPGTLETPSPRR is encoded by the coding sequence GTGGAAACCGGACTGCTGTATTCTGCCCTGGTGTTTCTGGTCGCGGCGGTGGCGGTGGTGCCGCTGTGCAAGTGGCTGGGCCTTGGCGAAGTGTTGGGGTACCTGCTGGCGGGGGTGGCTATCGGCCCGGCGGCGCTGGGCCTGGTGCGCGAACCGGAACAGGTGCTGGGGTTTTCCCAGATCGGCATTGTGTTTCTGCTGTTTATCATCGGCCTGGAGCTCAAGCTTTCCCGGCTGAAGCTGATGCGCCAGTCGGTGTTTGTCTTCGGCGGCCTGCAGCTGCTCACCGCCAGCCTGGCCATCGCCCTCGTTGCCTGGCTGTTGGGGCTGTCGCCCACGGCGGCGCTGATTGTCGGTTTCGGTCTGGGGCTGAGCTCGACGCCGCTGGTGCTGCAGCTGCTGGGCGAGGGCGGCGAGCTGCAGAGCCGCCAGGGCCGCTATGCCTTTTCCATTCTGCTGTTTCAGGACATGGCGACGATTCCGGTGCTGGCGCTGATTCCTTTTCTCGGCGCCGGGGCGAACCTGAACGGCAACTCGTCCGAGATTGTCCGGGAGATTGTGCTGGGCATCGGCGCCTTTGCGCTGCTGATCCTCTGCGGGCGCTATTTGCTGCGCCCGCTATTCCACCAGGTAGCCAAAATGCGCAGCCGCGAAATGTTCCTCGCCGCCGCCCTGATGGTGGTGCTGGGGGCGGCTTTGCTGATGGAGCAGGCGGGGCTGTCCATGGCGCTGGGAGCCTTTGTGGCCGGCGTGCTGCTGGCGGACTCGGAGTACCGCCCGGCCATCGAGGCCGATATCCAGCCGTTCAAGGGCCTGCTGCTGGGGCTTTTCTTCATGGCGGTGGGCATGACCGCCCAGGTCGGGCTGCTGCTGGAACATCCGCTGCGCATCCTGCTGTTCGTCATCGGGCTGTCCGTGCTCAAGTTTCTCATGCTGGTGGTGGCGACGCGGCTGTATCGCCGGCCCTGGACCGTCGCGCTGCGGTTGGGGGTGCTGATGGGGCACGGCGGCGAGTTCGGTTTCGTGCTGTTCTCTGCGGCGCTCTCCGCCAGCGTGCTGGAGGCGTCGCTGGTCGATACGCTGATCCTGATCGTGTCGCTATCCATTGCGCTGGCACCCTTGATCAACGCCCTGGCGCTGCGCTCGGGGCTGCTGGCGCACAAAAGGCCGACCCGCGAATTCGACCGACCCCGGGACCACGAGCCCCGGGTGCTGATCATCGGCTTCAGCCGCTTTGGCCAGGTCGTCGGGCGGGTGCTGCAGAACCTGCAGATCCCCTTCACGGTGTTGGACAGCGACCCCGAGCGGGTGGATTTTGTCCGCCGCTACGGCCACCAGGTGTATTTCGGCGATGCCTCGCGGCTCGACCTGCTGGAAGCCGCCGGGGCCGGGCGCGCGCATCTGCTGGTGCTGGCAGTAAGCGAGGTAGACATGTCCCTGCGCGTGGCCGGCCTCATTCGGCGGCGCTTCCCCCGGGCCCGGCTGCTGGCCCGGGCGCGGGATCGCTACCATGCCCAGCAGCTGATGCGCCTGGGCGTCTCCGTGGTGATTCGCGAGCTGCTGCTGTCGAGTCTCGAGATGACCCGGCGGGTGTTAACGGAGCTTGGCGTCAAGGACGAGATCGCCCGGCATACCATCGAGACCTTCCGCCAGCACGACGAGCACACCCTGATGCGGCAGATGGAGGCGTCCCGGGAGGAGCAGCAGCAGCCACAAAGCCACGCCCAGGCCAACCGCGAACTGCAGGAGCTTTTCGAGGCGGACGCGGAAAGTTTGACCCCCGGAACCCTCGAGACGCCGTCGCCTCGTCGCTGA
- a CDS encoding thiol-disulfide oxidoreductase DCC family protein, whose protein sequence is MSQKQRLTQLYVYYDGACPICRRDRARYEQWAGETGDTVTWCDLNEYGEHLHAIGVDPEVALLSLHLEDAEGRLYEGIDAYVLLMKRVTRLRPAAFFMALPGVKPVLTAVYKRWVRRRLAREGRLPS, encoded by the coding sequence ATGAGCCAGAAACAGAGACTGACGCAGCTTTACGTGTATTACGACGGCGCCTGCCCCATCTGCCGGCGCGACCGTGCCCGCTACGAGCAGTGGGCCGGCGAAACCGGCGATACGGTTACCTGGTGCGATCTCAACGAGTACGGCGAGCACCTGCACGCCATCGGCGTGGACCCCGAGGTGGCGCTTTTGTCGCTGCATCTGGAAGACGCCGAGGGGCGCTTATACGAGGGTATCGACGCCTACGTGCTGCTGATGAAGCGGGTGACCCGGCTGCGCCCGGCAGCTTTTTTCATGGCGCTGCCGGGCGTCAAGCCCGTGCTGACCGCGGTTTACAAGCGCTGGGTGCGTCGCCGGCTGGCCCGGGAAGGGCGCCTTCCCTCCTGA
- a CDS encoding DUF488 domain-containing protein, producing the protein MSYSIALKRVYAPAEADDGTRVLVDRLWPRGKAQDALALSAWHPEATPTNALRRQYRRDRRSKAAFDTRYGLELADNEDLLLPLMRYARTGRLTLLTASRRIEDSHLPALRESVLQALEKEDAADRDPVASPPCYAHELDR; encoded by the coding sequence GTGAGCTACTCGATTGCGCTCAAGCGCGTGTATGCCCCCGCCGAGGCGGACGACGGCACCCGAGTGCTGGTGGACCGCCTGTGGCCCCGGGGCAAGGCGCAAGACGCGCTCGCGCTGAGCGCCTGGCATCCGGAGGCGACGCCCACCAACGCGCTGCGACGCCAGTACCGGCGCGATCGGCGCAGCAAGGCAGCATTCGACACCCGCTACGGTCTGGAGCTTGCCGACAACGAGGACCTGCTGCTGCCGCTGATGCGCTATGCTCGAACCGGGCGCCTGACGCTGTTAACCGCCAGCCGGCGTATCGAGGATTCTCATCTGCCGGCGCTGCGCGAGAGCGTGCTGCAGGCGCTGGAAAAGGAAGACGCCGCTGACCGTGACCCGGTGGCGTCGCCGCCCTGCTACGCCCACGAACTCGACCGGTAA
- a CDS encoding methyltransferase domain-containing protein produces the protein MAEKFARSLYSTPRGALRLALLDELLPDMLALDGQPALDVGAGLGQQAAWLARRGHPVTLAEPSADMLAYARRALAGEPFARRIAFLQAPLQALEARAPGPWPLIFCHAVLEWLGDPGAALQSLSRLLAPGGQLSLMVFNRDALRFSNVVKGNRQKALDDRLEGWGRGARLTPISPLTHADIQRFAAAAGLEIQAAAGVRIFQDYLREPPADDADMATLEALERTYCRVDPHWRLGRYLLYTLYKSHPAQAIFPP, from the coding sequence ATGGCGGAGAAGTTTGCCCGCTCGCTGTACAGCACCCCTCGGGGCGCGCTGCGCCTGGCGCTGCTCGACGAGCTTCTCCCCGACATGCTGGCCCTTGACGGCCAGCCGGCGCTGGACGTGGGCGCGGGGCTGGGCCAGCAGGCCGCCTGGCTGGCTCGGCGCGGCCACCCGGTGACGCTTGCCGAGCCCTCCGCCGACATGCTGGCCTACGCCCGCCGAGCGCTTGCCGGGGAGCCCTTTGCCCGGCGCATCGCGTTCCTGCAGGCACCGCTGCAGGCGCTGGAAGCGCGCGCCCCCGGCCCCTGGCCGCTGATATTCTGCCACGCGGTGCTTGAATGGCTGGGCGACCCCGGCGCGGCGCTGCAGTCGTTGAGCCGGCTGCTGGCGCCCGGCGGCCAGCTGAGCCTGATGGTGTTCAACCGCGACGCGCTGCGCTTTTCCAACGTGGTCAAGGGCAATCGGCAAAAGGCGCTGGACGACCGCCTGGAGGGCTGGGGGCGGGGCGCTCGTCTCACCCCGATCAGCCCGCTGACCCACGCCGATATCCAGCGCTTTGCTGCTGCCGCGGGGCTCGAGATCCAGGCCGCGGCGGGGGTTCGCATCTTCCAGGACTATCTGCGCGAGCCGCCGGCGGACGACGCCGATATGGCCACGCTGGAAGCGCTGGAACGTACCTACTGCCGGGTTGATCCGCACTGGCGGCTGGGCCGCTATTTGCTATACACCTTGTACAAGTCGCACCCTGCGCAAGCTATCTTCCCACCTTGA
- a CDS encoding methyltransferase yields MSAQTPSCQLLDRPAFAEDPDFAGFYAVAPPDDPWVWHAAGGVISADERLLSRSRAAGRPAVPPLGVQEEAVPAAVLFWPKALKLAGWWLDWLNRSLPDSTPLAVVGEHGGGVRRAAKMLAERGMAWEKRDSARRCSVFVSETQKSAAPAEEAAWQTFGIGEVTLASHPGVFGHGKVDEGTALLLDTLESELGGASLSVLDVGCGDGIISAWLARRGHDVTAVDVSHFAVEATRRTLAQNGLEGRVLASDVYAGLEEGERFDAIVSNPPFHQERNIDYGPAGRLIGQAAERLNRGGQLVLVANAFLPYAGPLERALGKFETLADNRRFKVYRARKA; encoded by the coding sequence ATGAGTGCCCAGACGCCCAGCTGCCAGCTGCTTGACCGCCCCGCCTTTGCCGAAGACCCTGATTTTGCCGGCTTTTACGCCGTGGCCCCGCCGGACGATCCCTGGGTGTGGCACGCTGCTGGCGGCGTCATCAGCGCCGATGAGCGTCTGCTGTCGCGGTCTCGCGCGGCGGGCCGGCCGGCCGTACCGCCGCTGGGTGTGCAAGAAGAGGCAGTGCCGGCGGCGGTATTGTTCTGGCCCAAGGCGTTAAAGCTGGCCGGCTGGTGGCTGGACTGGCTCAACCGCTCGCTGCCCGATAGCACACCCCTTGCCGTAGTGGGTGAGCACGGCGGCGGGGTGCGCCGGGCGGCAAAAATGCTCGCCGAGCGCGGCATGGCGTGGGAAAAGCGCGACAGCGCCCGGCGCTGTTCGGTGTTTGTCAGCGAAACGCAAAAAAGCGCTGCACCGGCGGAAGAGGCTGCCTGGCAAACCTTCGGCATCGGTGAGGTAACGCTTGCCAGCCACCCCGGCGTATTCGGCCACGGCAAGGTGGACGAGGGCACCGCGCTGCTGCTCGACACGCTGGAAAGCGAGCTGGGTGGGGCGTCGCTCAGCGTACTCGACGTGGGTTGCGGCGACGGCATCATCAGCGCCTGGCTTGCCCGTCGGGGGCACGATGTCACCGCTGTGGACGTTAGCCACTTTGCGGTGGAGGCGACCCGGCGAACGCTTGCGCAAAACGGCCTTGAAGGTCGGGTGCTGGCAAGCGATGTCTACGCAGGGCTTGAAGAGGGCGAGCGTTTTGATGCGATTGTCAGCAACCCGCCGTTTCATCAGGAGCGCAACATCGACTACGGGCCCGCCGGCCGGCTGATCGGCCAGGCCGCCGAGCGGCTGAACCGGGGCGGGCAGCTGGTGCTGGTGGCCAACGCCTTTCTGCCCTACGCCGGGCCCCTGGAGCGTGCCCTGGGCAAGTTTGAAACGCTCGCCGACAACCGCCGGTTCAAGGTGTATCGGGCGCGTAAGGCGTAA
- a CDS encoding IS110 family RNA-guided transposase — translation MKQISIIGIDLAKHVFQLHAVDAHGHKVFSKQVRREKLRLTLAQIPPCHVAMEACGSAHYWARDIGTLGHEAELLPPQAVKPFVLGHKNDARDAAAIAEAAARPATPRVTIKTEAQQSLQAVHRVRSRLVRERTAVGNELRGLLGEFGLIVSQGHAVIRQGVIRERLDEQRARLGEELYTLLNDLLDQWLENDARIARYDKRLQRLARASDDMQRLMSLPGIGPINATLLFSHLGDPARFPNGRQFSASLGLGGVNN, via the coding sequence ATGAAACAGATTAGCATTATAGGCATTGACCTGGCGAAACACGTTTTTCAACTGCATGCCGTGGATGCGCACGGTCACAAAGTATTCAGCAAGCAAGTCCGGCGAGAGAAGTTACGCTTGACGCTGGCCCAAATTCCGCCTTGCCACGTCGCCATGGAAGCGTGCGGCTCCGCTCATTACTGGGCGAGAGACATTGGCACGCTGGGCCATGAGGCCGAACTACTGCCACCGCAGGCGGTCAAGCCCTTCGTGCTGGGCCACAAGAACGATGCGCGCGATGCCGCGGCTATCGCCGAGGCCGCGGCGCGCCCGGCCACGCCTCGAGTGACGATCAAGACGGAAGCACAACAGTCCCTGCAAGCAGTGCACCGAGTACGCAGTCGGTTAGTGCGCGAACGCACCGCCGTCGGCAACGAGCTGCGCGGCCTGCTGGGCGAGTTTGGTCTAATCGTGTCGCAGGGGCACGCGGTGATACGCCAGGGCGTTATTCGTGAGCGGCTGGACGAGCAACGGGCACGGCTGGGGGAAGAACTCTACACCCTGCTGAACGACCTGCTCGATCAATGGCTCGAGAACGATGCCCGGATCGCGCGCTATGACAAGCGTCTGCAGCGTCTGGCCAGGGCATCAGATGACATGCAGCGGCTGATGAGTCTGCCCGGCATCGGCCCGATCAATGCGACGCTGTTGTTCAGCCATCTGGGCGATCCGGCGCGATTCCCCAACGGACGTCAGTTCAGCGCCTCGTTGGGGCTAGGGGGCGTTAACAATTAG
- a CDS encoding IS5 family transposase (programmed frameshift), with amino-acid sequence MSRLKLRDDQWERIEHLLPGKASDCGVTAKDNRLFVEAVLWIARTGAPWRDLPESFGRWHTVYMRYNRWSRKGVWQRIFDTVADDPDLEQLMIDGSIVRVHQHGASKKTRKVEAMGKSRGGLSTKIHAAVDALGNPVRLVLTPGQASEYGAAPALLEGFSPQAVLGDKGYDSTALRDMIQAAGAEPVIPPKKNRLARIEVDWHCYQDRNLVERFFQKIKKFRRLSTRYERLARNYQSLLCLVSAAIWLA; translated from the exons ATGAGTCGGTTGAAGTTACGCGATGATCAGTGGGAGCGAATCGAGCACCTGCTCCCCGGCAAAGCCTCAGACTGTGGGGTAACTGCCAAGGACAATCGCCTGTTCGTGGAAGCCGTGCTCTGGATCGCTCGGACCGGCGCCCCGTGGCGTGATCTTCCCGAATCTTTTGGGCGCTGGCACACCGTCTACATGCGGTATAACCGTTGGTCACGAAAGGGCGTTTGGCAGCGTATTTTTGACACAGTAGCCGACGATCCCGATCTAGAGCAGCTGATGATCGACGGTAGCATCGTCAGGGTGCACCAGCATGGAGCGTCAAAAAAAACACGCAAG GTCGAAGCCATGGGCAAATCTCGAGGCGGATTGAGCACCAAAATTCATGCCGCAGTCGATGCGTTAGGTAACCCAGTACGATTGGTTCTCACACCGGGCCAGGCGTCGGAGTATGGTGCTGCTCCCGCTCTACTGGAAGGTTTTTCCCCGCAAGCGGTGCTGGGCGACAAGGGGTATGACTCCACTGCTCTGCGGGACATGATTCAGGCCGCAGGTGCCGAGCCGGTGATTCCTCCGAAAAAGAATCGTTTGGCGCGCATTGAAGTAGACTGGCACTGTTACCAAGATCGCAATCTGGTGGAGAGGTTCTTTCAGAAAATCAAGAAGTTCCGGCGGTTATCTACACGCTATGAGCGACTGGCAAGAAACTACCAGTCACTCCTCTGCCTCGTGTCAGCCGCCATATGGCTGGCCTAA
- the cyoE gene encoding heme o synthase gives MATPSRFQDFVTLTKPGIIGGNVISVMGGYFLAARGEFDAWLFLATLAGLGLVIASGCAYNNVIDRDIDAIMRRTQNRPLVQGRITPAATLVFATLLGLGGFGLLALGTNALTVGLAAFGFAIYVGAYSLYMKRHSEFGTLVGSLSGAVPPVVGYCAVSGQFDTGAMTLLAIFCLWQMPHSYAIAIFRREDYRAASIPVLPVVRGIETAKHYILGYILAFVVATLTLSLAGYAGVGYFAVALVMGVYWLYLGLEGYKARDDEKWARQVFGFSILTITALSVMMSVDSSLAPNVALWTSL, from the coding sequence GTGGCGACGCCGAGTCGTTTTCAGGACTTTGTCACCCTGACCAAGCCGGGCATCATCGGCGGCAACGTCATCTCGGTGATGGGCGGCTATTTTCTCGCCGCCCGGGGTGAGTTCGACGCCTGGCTGTTTCTTGCCACCCTGGCAGGGCTTGGCCTGGTGATTGCCTCGGGGTGCGCCTACAACAACGTCATCGACCGCGATATCGACGCCATCATGCGCCGTACCCAAAACCGCCCGCTGGTACAGGGGCGGATTACCCCGGCGGCAACGCTGGTATTTGCCACCCTGCTGGGACTGGGCGGCTTCGGCCTTCTTGCCCTGGGCACCAACGCGCTGACGGTAGGGCTTGCCGCCTTCGGCTTTGCCATCTATGTCGGTGCCTACAGCCTCTACATGAAGCGCCACTCGGAGTTCGGCACCCTGGTGGGCAGCCTCTCCGGCGCGGTACCGCCGGTGGTGGGCTACTGCGCGGTGAGCGGGCAGTTCGATACCGGGGCGATGACCCTGCTGGCGATCTTCTGCCTGTGGCAGATGCCCCACTCCTACGCCATCGCCATTTTCCGGCGCGAAGACTACCGCGCGGCGTCGATTCCGGTGCTGCCGGTGGTGCGCGGCATCGAGACCGCCAAGCACTACATCCTCGGCTACATTCTGGCCTTTGTGGTAGCCACGCTGACCCTCAGCCTGGCGGGCTACGCCGGCGTGGGCTACTTCGCCGTCGCCCTGGTAATGGGGGTCTACTGGCTCTACCTGGGGCTTGAAGGCTACAAGGCCAGGGACGACGAGAAATGGGCCAGGCAGGTGTTCGGCTTTTCCATCCTTACCATCACCGCGCTCAGCGTGATGATGTCGGTGGACTCGAGCCTCGCGCCCAACGTGGCGCTGTGGACCTCGCTGTAA
- a CDS encoding cytochrome o ubiquinol oxidase subunit IV, with amino-acid sequence MSDSHTAPGGASHGSVKTYVTGLILSIVLTVIPFAAVMSGAFNTATTVLVIVAMAIAQILVQLVMFMHMNTKSDEGWNLTSFVFTLTILALVVGGSLWIMHHLHLNMMIG; translated from the coding sequence ATGAGCGATTCGCATACCGCGCCGGGCGGCGCCAGCCACGGCAGCGTCAAGACCTACGTCACGGGGCTGATCCTCTCCATTGTGCTGACGGTCATTCCCTTTGCCGCGGTGATGAGCGGGGCCTTCAACACCGCGACGACGGTGCTCGTTATCGTGGCCATGGCCATCGCCCAGATACTGGTGCAGCTGGTGATGTTCATGCACATGAACACCAAGTCCGACGAAGGCTGGAACCTGACGTCGTTTGTCTTTACGCTCACTATACTGGCCCTGGTCGTGGGAGGTTCGCTGTGGATCATGCATCACCTGCATCTCAACATGATGATCGGCTAG
- the cyoC gene encoding cytochrome o ubiquinol oxidase subunit III — protein MATTTMTNQHAPAKAQDHHADAHDDGGKTVFGFWVYLMSDLVIFGSLFATYAVLSGGTAGGPSGREIFELPFVLVETFLLLFSSFTYGMAVLSMNADRAGQVKAWLGITFLLGAAFVGMELFEFHHLIEEGFGPDRSAFLTAFFTLVGTHGLHVTFGLIWIAVMLVQVSTKGLNNMTRPRIMCLSLFWHFLDIVWICVFSFVYLMGVL, from the coding sequence ATGGCAACCACAACCATGACTAACCAGCACGCTCCGGCGAAAGCCCAGGACCACCACGCCGACGCTCACGACGACGGCGGCAAAACGGTCTTTGGCTTCTGGGTCTACCTGATGAGCGATCTGGTGATCTTCGGCTCGCTGTTCGCCACCTACGCCGTGCTCTCCGGGGGCACGGCCGGCGGCCCCTCGGGGCGGGAGATCTTCGAACTGCCCTTTGTGCTGGTCGAGACCTTCCTGCTGCTGTTTTCGAGCTTCACCTACGGTATGGCCGTGCTTTCGATGAACGCCGACAGGGCCGGCCAGGTCAAGGCCTGGCTGGGCATTACCTTTCTGCTCGGCGCGGCCTTTGTGGGCATGGAGCTCTTTGAGTTCCACCATCTGATCGAGGAAGGCTTCGGCCCGGATCGCAGCGCCTTTCTTACCGCGTTCTTCACCCTGGTGGGCACTCACGGGCTGCACGTCACCTTCGGCCTGATCTGGATTGCCGTGATGCTGGTTCAGGTGTCCACCAAGGGGCTTAACAACATGACGCGCCCGCGAATCATGTGCCTGAGCCTTTTTTGGCACTTTCTGGACATCGTCTGGATCTGCGTCTTTTCTTTCGTCTACCTGATGGGAGTGCTGTGA